Below is a window of Coregonus clupeaformis isolate EN_2021a chromosome 15, ASM2061545v1, whole genome shotgun sequence DNA.
cttcttcctttctctgcatatcatcctcctcttccctccttagcatttcttcctcctccctaatcttcctctcctcttcctccttcctcagCCTATCCTGCTCTCTCGTCACTCTTTCTTCTTCCTCCCTCATCCTTCTATGTTCCTCTCTCAGCCTATCTTCCTCATCGGCCTTCCTCACTCTTTCTTCCTCTTCCCtaatcttcctctcctcttcctcctttctcaGCCTATCCTGTTCTCGCTTCActctttcttcctcctccctcatccttctctcttcctctctcagccTATCATCCTCCTCGGCCTTCCTCactctttcttcctcctctctcatccttctctcttcctcctttctcAGCCTATCCTGCTCTTGCTTCActctttcttcctcctccctcatccttctctcttcctctctcagccTATCATCCTCCTCGGCCTTCCTCactctttcttcctcctctctcatccttctctcttcctcctttctcAGCCTATCCTGCTCTTGCTTCActctttcttcctcctccctcatccttctctcttcctctctcagccCATCATCCTCCTCGGCCTTCCTCActctttcttcctcctccctcatccttctctcttcctcctttctcagcctatcctgctctctcttcactctttcttcctcctccctcatcttcctctccCGTTCCTCCCTTCTTTGCATATCTTCCGCTTGTTCTCTCCTAatcctttcttcctcctccttaaccctctcctcctcctcctccacctccctcattTTCCTCTCGTCCTCCTTTCTCAGGCTATCCTCCCTCTTCATTCTTTCCTCTTCTTCCCACCTCTCTTGTTCCTCTATTTCCTCCTCTAACCTACTCATTTCCTGTTCTTTCTtcttcaccctctcctctccctcctccttcagtctcctcttcctctcttcttcttccaTCATTCTACTTTCATCCTCAACCCTAATATTTTCCTCCTCAATCCTCTTTCTGTTTTCCTGTTCCTCCTTCCTtcttttctcttcctcctcaaACCTCATCTTCTCCTCTTCAATCCGTATCCTCTCCTCCTCAAACCGAAgtctttcttcctcctccccaATCCTCCTTTTCTCTTGTTCCTCCTTCCtcatcccctcttcctcctctaactTCTTTCTCTCCTGCTCTTCCTTTCTCTTCATCTCCTCACCCATCTTAAatctttcttcctcctcctcttcctcctctgcccAGGGTGAGGGCTGCTTCAGGGCCGTGAGAGAGTCCATGGAGGTGCTGGAGCTCTTACGGCCCTGGGCCCTGCGCAGGTCTTCCATGGAGCCGCGGCCTGAGCTGGCAAGGCTGAAGGTGGAGCCGGTGCGTGCGCTCCGGGACTGGGGCTCTTCTGTGTACACGTGACTGCCGTTGATGCACAGGTTACTCTGTTCTGCAAGCGGGGCAGGGACCTTAGAGCGCCCCAGAGACAGGGAGCCCTGAGAAGCCTTACTGTCGGAACTGCCTGTGCGCTTATGGGTCAGAAACTTGAATTTATTTTTACCTGTGGATGAGAAAGAAAAAACAGGGGGGAAAGTTTGATTTGTAAACACATAGTGTAACATAGGTTTTCGAATAGATAATGctatatttaaaaatggaagGACAGTCTGTGATGATGCTCACCTTCAGAGGAGTCCACATTGAGGCCTGAGGAGCGGCTGCCACTCAGTGAGGAGTTCTTCTCAGGCAGAGGGCCCAGGACAGACATGGACTGAGACAGTCCATGACGCTGCAGGTTAGACTTGGGAGAAAACAGAGACTTCAGAttgttcttcttctttttctctcCTTTATCTGcacccccttccccctctccctcgctgTCCGTCAGAACCTGGGTGAAGGACGGCACCACGGCAGACGCAGAGTCCGACAGACCCTCCTTCTTCTTGCCTCGAACCTTGTCCTTGAACTTGCCCAGGCGGGAGCGCGGCTTGTCTGTAGCAGAGAGGTCGAACATGCTGGCTGTCAGGTTATTCTTCATAAACTGGAtgtccactagcacctctccccTGTCTTTGTCTGGCTTGCCTGCCTTGTCCAACAGCTTATGCCATCTGTTAAGAGAAAGTCTGTATTATTTATCAAATAATTTCATTGAATAGAATTGGTATGAAACACATGCTGTTCTTATCTGAGAGATGTCTCAAGAACTCAAGGTGTATGAATGTGAGGCAGTGAAAGAAAGAACCAACATAATGTTTTATTTGTTTAGATTACTGCTGAGCTTCTCCAATAACTTGTAAGGGCGCTCAGAAATAATTTGACATTTGTAATCATTCATCACCCTTTTCAGATAACACACACTGTGCAGACTGATCTGTCTGAACAACCACAGCCTGCATAAGCAGTTGGAAGGCTGATGATCAAAGAACGTGTCATGTATTCAACAGCCCCTGGGCCTCACCACCAAGAGAATAATTCCAGTAAGTTGGGGCTGCTGCTATTTTTCCTTTGAAATGTTAAAGAGTCCTTCCATGGAAACAGTGATCAGTACAGTAGACTTTATTTTTTTGGGCCCAAGGCTGGAGGAGCCAGGGGAAATGACTGATGATGTGGTAAGCGATCTGGTGAGTCAGTGTTTGAGCATTCTACTGGTCACCACCAGGAACattgtgtctgtctttctgttttCATCATTTCCATCCTCCTAAGTTGTAGCACACTACTCTTGTATGTTAAGACTGAACACCATGCCTTAAAATGTACTGCATAGACTACTACAGGCCAGGAGTGGAAATGGGGGGAACCGGGTTCTGGGAGTGAAATCATTTTGCAATGTGAAAATGCGGATTTCTACACTGAATTCATGGACTTTACATTGGAGGGTTCTAGGAGtgattttctttctcaatttccaCCCCTGCTACAAGCTATGCATGTAAAATATAGTTGGAGTCTGTTACAATTACACTCAATTTAGGTTCATATTTAATTAATGACTTACAAAATCCCCAGGCACTTGTCTTTTTATGAATGCAGTTCGTTAAATATAAAATCAGAACATCACAAAATGAGTGGTTATTACTGGTTCACTTGTATAGAACATGCCTTCTGAGAAAAAGAAGGCCAGAGTACAAAGAGATAGGCTCATTGTAAGAATTGTTCAACAAAGAATTGCATCAAGTCATTTCTTGTCGTGCTGATTGGTTCAATGACCCTAAAAAAAATCCCTGTTGTATAAAACAAAAAATGCAGGTTTGTTTGACTATGTATTTTACATATCATTATTATGTTATAAAGAAGGTACTGTTCATACATCTGTATGTTTCAGTTGTACATATATTGTGATAACAGTCAAAACAATCATTCATTTATAGTTTAGAATGGAGCAATGCAGAGCTGGGTCAGCGTTAAAAGTCTCTTTCAAGCAAAACCCATAAGGCCTGAGGTTGTCTGTTCCTCGACAACCCAGCTGAAGTCTGGAAGGAAATGAGTGTTGGAGGCAGGAAGAGAGTCAACCAGGGGTCTCagccctgtgaggtgtgtgtgtgaccatgaCTACCCTCTTGGAGGTTACAAAATAAACAATGCTGTGACTGCAGTTTCTTATCTTCAGTGAAGCACTCAATGTGAATCCAAACAGAAAGGCAATAAAAAAACAGACCGGCTGCTCACAGAATGACAAATATGATGAATAACTGTATGGGGTGAGAGAGCATCACCTCACTATTACTGCAGTGTTGTTGTTGAGAGGACAGCATGGGGAAACGTAGGGCAAGGTTAGTAGTGGTGGCAGCTTGCATTGTTGTCCATTGTTGTTGTTAATTCACAGAAAAATAGAGCAATACATTTGGGAATCGTAAAACAATGTGGTCAGGCTTGTTCAACCTGTCCCTCCATTCCATTGAGTCAATTACTGTGAAATGTAAATAGAGAAATTACATAATtgatgtaccttactgtgtggGTAAACAAGTATTCTGTTTAGTTAACAAATATATGCCTTTATAAGGGAGGCCATTGAGTCTAAAAATACTGATCCAGTCTGGAATATTTGGCAGGTTCACACACCCTCCTTTCATGTTCCTGAGTGACTGACAACAACCCAAAGACTCATGCTTTCCTTCTACACCTCCCTGCTAGTGTTTGGAGTACTGAGCCAGCACGTCAGGGAAATACATGCCTGCTTGTGGAATCTACTTAGGGGCCACATAGCAGTCACAGCCGTTATACTGTACGCAGTACCTTAAACTTAGTAGCTCAGTAGTTTTGTAAACATAAACATTCTAAACCAACTCTCTGGCCTTACCTCTGGCCTTACAGCTGCACGATCACAagttacattgccaaagcagtaAAGATAGGACACTTCCAG
It encodes the following:
- the LOC121582382 gene encoding trichohyalin isoform X2 encodes the protein MSLSDQSQQWYPTSVQVTVLQARSLRIKGKNGTNDAYAIMQVAKDKFSTSVVEKSVAPVWKEEATFELPLFHNGNAEKCTLHVHVMHRALVGPDKLLGHAVINLLELSEVTSRNKTEWHKLLDKAGKPDKDRGEVLVDIQFMKNNLTASMFDLSATDKPRSRLGKFKDKVRGKKKEGLSDSASAVVPSFTQVLTDSEGEGEGGADKGEKKKKNNLKSLFSPKSNLQRHGLSQSMSVLGPLPEKNSSLSGSRSSGLNVDSSEGKNKFKFLTHKRTGSSDSKASQGSLSLGRSKVPAPLAEQSNLCINGSHVYTEEPQSRSARTGSTFSLASSGRGSMEDLRRAQGRKSSSTSMDSLTALKQPSPWAEEEEEEEERFKMGEEMKRKEEQERKKLEEEEGMRKEEQEKRRIGEEEERLRFEEERIRIEEEKMRFEEEEKRRKEEQENRKRIEEENIRVEDESRMMEEEERKRRLKEEGEERVKKKEQEMSRLEEEIEEQERWEEEERMKREDSLRKEDERKMREVEEEEERVKEEEERIRREQAEDMQRREERERKMREEEERVKREQDRLRKEEERRMREEEERVRKAEEDDGLREEERRMREEEERVKQEQDRLRKEEERRMREEEERVRKAEEDDRLREEERRMREEEERVKQEQDRLRKEEERRMREEEERVRKAEEDDRLREEERRMREEEERVKREQDRLRKEEEERKIREEEERVRKADEEDRLREEHRRMREEEERVTREQDRLRKEEEERKIREEEEMLRREEEDDMQRKEEEQRKIREEEKIIKMLEEERLRKEEAERVRLEEERENEQERRRDKEQRELMEAKERFRVEEENMKKEELRQEERMREEEKRRNAQMEEEKESVPLEEVEKQMEQNSEAKATLCNNPFEEVSPTSSFDDTSSNNLFEESPMTSSTGPISCRINKGSAVKPRPHPVKPLRSLENQPASDIQEGQAGKSTRILGGLQEKMKGKDTGVKGPYSQLTQEELISLVVKQQEQLSKRDDKIKELEQYIDNLLVRIIEEQPSILMSMNSLK